A window of Lagenorhynchus albirostris chromosome 11, mLagAlb1.1, whole genome shotgun sequence contains these coding sequences:
- the M6PR gene encoding cation-dependent mannose-6-phosphate receptor isoform X3, which translates to MFPLYSSWMTGLLLLLAVAVRESWQTEEKTCDLVGEKDKESEKELALLKRLTPLFNKSFESTVGQGPDMYIYMFRVCREAGNHTSGAGLVQINKSNGKETVVGRLNRTQIFNGSNWIMLIYKGGDEYDSHCGKEQRRAVVMISCNRHTLADNFNPVFEERGKVQDCFYLFEIDSSLACSPEISHLSVGSILLVTFASLIAVYIIGGFLYQRLVMGAKGMEQFPHLAFWQDLGNLVADGCDFVCRSKPRNVPAAYRGVGDDQLGEESEERDDHLLPM; encoded by the exons ATGTTCCCCCTCTACAGCTCCTGGATGACtggcctgctgctgctgctggccgtGGCAGTAAGAGAATCCTGGCAGACCGAAGAAAAAACATGCGACCTGGTAGGAGAAAAGGATAAAGAGTCAGAGAAAGAGTTGGCTCTACTGAAGAGGCTGACGCCGCTGTTTAACAAAAG CTTTGAGAGCACCGTGGGCCAGGGCCCAGACATGTATATCTACATGTTCCGGGTGTGCCGAGAAGCTGGCAACCACACCTCTGGGGCAGGCCTGGTGCAGATCAACAAAAGTAATGGGAAGGAGACAGTAGTGGGGAGACTCAACAGGACTCAGATCTTCAATGGAA GTAATTGGATCATGCTGATCTATAAAGGGGGTGATGAATATGACAGTCACTGTGGCAAGGAGCAGCGTCGGGCAGTGGTGATGATCTCCTGCAATCGACACACCCTAGCG GACAATTTTAACCCTGTGTTTGAGGAGCGAGGCAAAGTCCAAGACTGTTTCTACCTCTTTGAGATAGACAGCAGCCTGGCCTGTTCCCCAGAGATCTCCCACCTCAGCGTGGGTTCTATCTTACTTGTCAC GTTTGCATCGCTGATCGCCGTCTATATCATCGGGGGGTTCCTGTACCAGCGACTGGTGATGGGAGCCAAAGGAATGGAGCAGTTTCCCCACTTGGCCTTCTGGCAGGATCTTGGCAACCTGGTAGCA GATGGTTGTGACTTTGTGTGCCGATCTAAACCCCGAAACGTGCCTGCTGCGTATCGTGGTGTGGGGGATGACCAGCTGGGGGAGGAGTCGGAAGAAAGGGATGACCATTTATTACCGATGTGA
- the PHC1 gene encoding polyhomeotic-like protein 1 isoform X1, whose amino-acid sequence METESEQSSNSTNGSSGSGGSSRPQIAQMSLYERQAVQALQALQRQPNAAQYFHQFMLQQQLSNAQLHSLAAVQQATIAASRQASSPNTSPAQQQTTTTQASINLATTSAAQLISRSQSVSSPSATTLTQSVLLGNTTSPPLNQSQAQMYLRVNRTLGRNVPLASQLILMPNGAVAAVQQEAPSAQPPGVHADADQVQNLAVRNQQASAQGPQMQGSAQKAIPPGASPVSSLSQASSQALAVAQASSGASGQSLNLSQAGGGSGNSIPGSMGPGGQTPGGLGQLPSSGMGGGGSCPRKGTGVVQPLPAAQAVTVSQGSQTEAESAAAKKAEADGTGQQSVGMNLTRTATPAPSQTLISSATYTQIQPHSLIQQQQQIHLQQKQVVIQQQIAIHHQQQFPHRQAQLLHTATHLQLAQQQQQQQQQAAPLPAPPPPQGPPAQQAPPSQSQQPAQTLVVQPMLQSSPLSLPPDPAPKPPVPIQSKPPVAPVKPPQLGAAKMSATQQPPPHIPVQVVGTRQPGTAQAQALGLAQLAAAVPASRGMAGTVQPGQAHVASSPPSSQAPGALQEGPPALASGMTLAPVQGTAHVVKGAATASSPVVAQVPAAFYMQSVHLPGKPQTLPVKRKAESEEERDDISTLSSMLPAKASPVVESPKAMEEKGGLGDKAEPVTSVNAGTPSSDVVALAPAPSAPPPTLAMVSRQMGDSKPPQAIVKPQILTHIIEGFVIQEGAEPFPVGCSQLLKESEKPLQTGLVTGLNENQSGGPLGGDSPSAELDKKANLLKCEYCGKYAPAEQFRGSKRFCSMTCAKRYNVSCSHQFRLKRKKMKEFQEANYARVRRRGPRRSSSDIARAKIQGKRHRGQEDSSRGSDNSSYDEALSPTSPGPLSVRAGHGERDLGNPSTAPPTPELHGINPVFLSSNPSRWSVEEVYEFIASLQGCQEIAEEFRSQEIDGQALLLLKEEHLMSAMNIKLGPALKICAKINVLKET is encoded by the exons ATGGAGACTGAGAGTGAGCAGAGCTCCAACTCCACCAATGGGAGCTCCGGCTCTGGGGGCAGCTCTCGGCCCCAGATAGCTCAGATGTCACTGTACGAACGGCAAGCAGTGCAG GCTCTGCAGGCACTGCAGCGTCAGCCCAACGCGGCTCAGTATTTCCACCAGTTCATGCTCCAGCAGCAGCTCAGCAATGCCCAGCTGCACAGCCTGGCTGCCGTCCAGCAG GCCACGATTGCTGCCAGTCGGCAGGCCAGCTCCCCAAACACCAGCCCTGCCCAGCAGCAGACCACCACCACCCAGGCCTCC ATCAATCTGGCCACCACGTCGGCCGCCCAGCTCATCAGCCGATCCCAGAGTGTGAGCTCTCCCAGTGCTACCACTTTGACCCAATCTGTGCTACTGGGGAacaccacctccccacccctcaaCCAGTCCCAGGCCCAGATGTATCTACGG GTAAACCGGACCCTGGGCCGGAATGTGCCTCTAGCCTCCCAGCTCATCCTGATGCCCAACGGGGCGGTGGCCGCGGTCCAGCAGGAGGCGCCATCTGCTCAGCCTCCGGGAGTTCACGCAGATGCCGATCAG GTGCAGAACTTGGCAGTCAGGAACCAACAGGCCTCAGCCCAAGGACCCCAAATGCAAGGCTCTGCTCAGAAGGCCATTCCTCCTGGAGCCTCCCCTGTCTCCAGCCTCTCCCAGGCCTCTAGCCAGGCCCTCGCTGTGGCTCAGGCTTCCTCTGGGGCCTCAGGCCAGTCCCTCAACCTTAGTCAAGCTGGTGGAGGCAGTGGGAATAGCATCCCAGGGTCCATGGGTCCAGGTGGCCAGACACCTGGGGGCTTGGGTCAGTTGCCTTCCTCAGGaatgggtggtggtgggagctgTCCCAGGAAGGGCACAGGAGTGGTGCAGCCCTTGCCTGCAGCCCAGGCAGTTACTGTGAGTCAGGGCAGCCAGACAGAAGCAGAAAGTGCAGCGGCCAAGAAGGCAGAAGCAGATGGGACTGGTCAGCAGAGCGTGGGCATGAACCTGACACGGACAGCCACACCTGCTCCCAGCCAGACCCTTATTAGCTCAG CCACCTACACGCAGATCCAGCCCCACTCCCTgatccagcagcagcagcagatccACCTGCAGCAGAAGCAGGTGGTGATCCAGCAGCAGATCGCCATCCACCACCAGCAGCAGTTCCCGCACCGCCAGGCGCAGCTGCTGCACACGGCCACCCACCTCCAGCtggcccagcagcagcagcagcagcagcagcaggccgcgcccctccctgcccccccgcccccgcagggCCCCCCCGCCCAGCAGGCCCCGCCTTCGCAGTCCCAGCAGCCAGCCCAGACTCTGGTTGTCCAGCCCATGCTGCAGTCTTCGCCCTTGTCGCTCCCTCCTGACCCAGCCCCCAAGCCCCCCGTCCCCATCCAGTCCAAGCCACCTGTGGCCCCTGTCAAGCCTCCTCAGCTGGGGGCTGCCAAGATGTCAGCCACCCAGCAACCTCCACCCCACATCCCCGTGCAAGTCGTAGGCACCCGGCAGCCAGGTACAGCCCAGGCCCAGGCTTTGGGGCTGGCCCAGCTGGCAGCCGCCGTTCCTGCTTCCCGGGGGATGGCAGGCACAGTGCAGCCTGGCCAGGCCCACGTGGCCTCTTCGCCACCTTCATCCCAGGCCCCTGGTGCGCTGCAGGAGGGCCCGCCCGCGTTGGCTTCGGGGATGACCCTGGCTCCTGTGCAGGGGACGGCACATGTGGTGAAGGGGGCGGCTACCGCCTCCTCGCCTGTTGTGGCCCAGGTCCCTGCCGCCTTCTACATGCAGTCTGTGCACCTGCCG GGCAAACCCCAGACATTGCCTGTCAAACGCAAGGCTGagtcagaggaggagagagacgaTATCTCCACGTTGAGTTCAATGCTTCCTGCGAAGGCGTCTCCGGTAGTAGAGAGCCCGAAGGCCATGGAGGAGAAGGGCGGTCTTGGAG ACAAAGCTGAACCAGTGACCAGTGTGAATGCTGGTACCCCGAGCAGTGATGTAGTAGCCTTGGCTCCTGCCCCGTCAGCACCGCCTCCCACGCTGGCCATGGTGTCCAGACAGATGGGTGACTCCAAGCCCCCACAGGCCATTGTGAAGCCCCAGATTCTCACCCACATCATCGAAGGCTTCGTTATCCAGGAAGGAGCAGAACCTTTTCCG GTGGGTTGTTCTCAGTTACTGAAAGAGTCTGAGAAGCCACTGCAGACTGGCCTTGTGACAGGGCTGAATGAGAATCAGTCGGGTGGCCCCTTAGGTGGGGACAGCCCATCTGCTG AGCTCGATAAGAAGGCGAACCTCCTGAAGTGCGAGTACTGTGGGAAGTACGCCCCTGCAGAGCAGTTTCGCGGCTCCAAGAGATTCTGCTCCATGACTTGCGCAAAGAG GTATAACGTGAGCTGTAGCCACCAATTCCggctgaagaggaaaaaaatgaaagagtttCAAGAAGCCAACTATGCCCGCGTTCGTCGGCGCGGACCCCGCCGCAGCTCCTCCGACATCGCCCGTGCCAAGATCCAGGGCAAGCGTCACCGG GGTCAAGAGGACTCTAGCCGGGGTTCAGATAATTCCAGTTACGATGAAGCACTCTCTCCAACATCTCCTGGGCCTTTATCCGTGCGAGCAGGGCATGGAGAACGTGACCTGGGGAACCCCAGTACAGCTCCGCCTACACCAGAATTACATGGCATCAACCCTGTGTTCCTGTCCAGTAATCCTAGCCGTTGGAGCGTAGAGGAGGTGTATGAGTTTATTGCTTCTCTACAAG GCTGCCAAGAGATTGCAGAGGAGTTTCGTTCCCAGGAGATTGATGGACAGGCCCTTTTATTACTTAAAGAGGAACATCTTATGAGTGCCATGAACATCAAGCTGGGCCCTGCCCTCAAGATCTGCGCCAAGATAAACGTCCTCAAGGAGACCTAA
- the M6PR gene encoding cation-dependent mannose-6-phosphate receptor isoform X1, whose product MFPLYSSWMTGLLLLLAVAVRESWQTEEKTCDLVGEKDKESEKELALLKRLTPLFNKSFESTVGQGPDMYIYMFRVCREAGNHTSGAGLVQINKSNGKETVVGRLNRTQIFNGSNWIMLIYKGGDEYDSHCGKEQRRAVVMISCNRHTLADNFNPVFEERGKVQDCFYLFEIDSSLACSPEISHLSVGSILLVTFASLIAVYIIGGFLYQRLVMGAKGMEQFPHLAFWQDLGNLVADGCDFVCRSKPRNVPAAYRGVGDDQLGEESEERDDHLLPILLEREWRQKWDIQGSATFRPGCGGCSTCPFFWLRDVSSCPRHYFCGETVLIF is encoded by the exons ATGTTCCCCCTCTACAGCTCCTGGATGACtggcctgctgctgctgctggccgtGGCAGTAAGAGAATCCTGGCAGACCGAAGAAAAAACATGCGACCTGGTAGGAGAAAAGGATAAAGAGTCAGAGAAAGAGTTGGCTCTACTGAAGAGGCTGACGCCGCTGTTTAACAAAAG CTTTGAGAGCACCGTGGGCCAGGGCCCAGACATGTATATCTACATGTTCCGGGTGTGCCGAGAAGCTGGCAACCACACCTCTGGGGCAGGCCTGGTGCAGATCAACAAAAGTAATGGGAAGGAGACAGTAGTGGGGAGACTCAACAGGACTCAGATCTTCAATGGAA GTAATTGGATCATGCTGATCTATAAAGGGGGTGATGAATATGACAGTCACTGTGGCAAGGAGCAGCGTCGGGCAGTGGTGATGATCTCCTGCAATCGACACACCCTAGCG GACAATTTTAACCCTGTGTTTGAGGAGCGAGGCAAAGTCCAAGACTGTTTCTACCTCTTTGAGATAGACAGCAGCCTGGCCTGTTCCCCAGAGATCTCCCACCTCAGCGTGGGTTCTATCTTACTTGTCAC GTTTGCATCGCTGATCGCCGTCTATATCATCGGGGGGTTCCTGTACCAGCGACTGGTGATGGGAGCCAAAGGAATGGAGCAGTTTCCCCACTTGGCCTTCTGGCAGGATCTTGGCAACCTGGTAGCA GATGGTTGTGACTTTGTGTGCCGATCTAAACCCCGAAACGTGCCTGCTGCGTATCGTGGTGTGGGGGATGACCAGCTGGGGGAGGAGTCGGAAGAAAGGGATGACCATTTATTACCGAT TCTTCTGGAAAGGGAATGGAGGCAGAAGTGGGACATCCAGGGCTCTGCCACCTTCCGCCCTGGCTGCGGCGGCTGCAGCACTTGTCCCTTTTTCTGGCTCAGGGACGTGTCTTCTTGCCCACGACATTACTTCTGTGGGGAGACGGTCTTAATCTTCTGA
- the M6PR gene encoding cation-dependent mannose-6-phosphate receptor isoform X4 → MFPLYSSWMTGLLLLLAVAVRESWQTEEKTCDLVGEKDKESEKELALLKRLTPLFNKSFESTVGQGPDMYIYMFRVCREAGNHTSGAGLVQINKSNGKETVVGRLNRTQIFNGSNWIMLIYKGGDEYDSHCGKEQRRAVVMISCNRHTLAVCIADRRLYHRGVPVPATGDGSQRNGAVSPLGLLAGSWQPGSIFWKGNGGRSGTSRALPPSALAAAAAALVPFSGSGTCLLAHDITSVGRRS, encoded by the exons ATGTTCCCCCTCTACAGCTCCTGGATGACtggcctgctgctgctgctggccgtGGCAGTAAGAGAATCCTGGCAGACCGAAGAAAAAACATGCGACCTGGTAGGAGAAAAGGATAAAGAGTCAGAGAAAGAGTTGGCTCTACTGAAGAGGCTGACGCCGCTGTTTAACAAAAG CTTTGAGAGCACCGTGGGCCAGGGCCCAGACATGTATATCTACATGTTCCGGGTGTGCCGAGAAGCTGGCAACCACACCTCTGGGGCAGGCCTGGTGCAGATCAACAAAAGTAATGGGAAGGAGACAGTAGTGGGGAGACTCAACAGGACTCAGATCTTCAATGGAA GTAATTGGATCATGCTGATCTATAAAGGGGGTGATGAATATGACAGTCACTGTGGCAAGGAGCAGCGTCGGGCAGTGGTGATGATCTCCTGCAATCGACACACCCTAGCG GTTTGCATCGCTGATCGCCGTCTATATCATCGGGGGGTTCCTGTACCAGCGACTGGTGATGGGAGCCAAAGGAATGGAGCAGTTTCCCCACTTGGCCTTCTGGCAGGATCTTGGCAACCTGGTAGCA TCTTCTGGAAAGGGAATGGAGGCAGAAGTGGGACATCCAGGGCTCTGCCACCTTCCGCCCTGGCTGCGGCGGCTGCAGCACTTGTCCCTTTTTCTGGCTCAGGGACGTGTCTTCTTGCCCACGACATTACTTCTGTGGGGAGACGGTCTTAA
- the PHC1 gene encoding polyhomeotic-like protein 1 isoform X2, translated as METESEQSSNSTNGSSGSGGSSRPQIAQMSLYERQAVQALQALQRQPNAAQYFHQFMLQQQLSNAQLHSLAAVQQATIAASRQASSPNTSPAQQQTTTTQASINLATTSAAQLISRSQSVSSPSATTLTQSVLLGNTTSPPLNQSQAQMYLRPQLGNLLQVNRTLGRNVPLASQLILMPNGAVAAVQQEAPSAQPPGVHADADQVQNLAVRNQQASAQGPQMQGSAQKAIPPGASPVSSLSQASSQALAVAQASSGASGQSLNLSQAGGGSGNSIPGSMGPGGQTPGGLGQLPSSGMGGGGSCPRKGTGVVQPLPAAQAVTVSQGSQTEAESAAAKKAEADGTGQQSVGMNLTRTATPAPSQTLISSATYTQIQPHSLIQQQQQIHLQQKQVVIQQQIAIHHQQQFPHRQAQLLHTATHLQLAQQQQQQQQQAAPLPAPPPPQGPPAQQAPPSQSQQPAQTLVVQPMLQSSPLSLPPDPAPKPPVPIQSKPPVAPVKPPQLGAAKMSATQQPPPHIPVQVVGTRQPGTAQAQALGLAQLAAAVPASRGMAGTVQPGQAHVASSPPSSQAPGALQEGPPALASGMTLAPVQGTAHVVKGAATASSPVVAQVPAAFYMQSVHLPGKPQTLPVKRKAESEEERDDISTLSSMLPAKASPVVESPKAMEEKGGLGDKAEPVTSVNAGTPSSDVVALAPAPSAPPPTLAMVSRQMGDSKPPQAIVKPQILTHIIEGFVIQEGAEPFPVGCSQLLKESEKPLQTGLVTGLNENQSGGPLGGDSPSAELDKKANLLKCEYCGKYAPAEQFRGSKRFCSMTCAKRYNVSCSHQFRLKRKKMKEFQEANYARVRRRGPRRSSSDIARAKIQGKRHRGQEDSSRGSDNSSYDEALSPTSPGPLSVRAGHGERDLGNPSTAPPTPELHGINPVFLSSNPSRWSVEEVYEFIASLQGCQEIAEEFRSQEIDGQALLLLKEEHLMSAMNIKLGPALKICAKINVLKET; from the exons ATGGAGACTGAGAGTGAGCAGAGCTCCAACTCCACCAATGGGAGCTCCGGCTCTGGGGGCAGCTCTCGGCCCCAGATAGCTCAGATGTCACTGTACGAACGGCAAGCAGTGCAG GCTCTGCAGGCACTGCAGCGTCAGCCCAACGCGGCTCAGTATTTCCACCAGTTCATGCTCCAGCAGCAGCTCAGCAATGCCCAGCTGCACAGCCTGGCTGCCGTCCAGCAG GCCACGATTGCTGCCAGTCGGCAGGCCAGCTCCCCAAACACCAGCCCTGCCCAGCAGCAGACCACCACCACCCAGGCCTCC ATCAATCTGGCCACCACGTCGGCCGCCCAGCTCATCAGCCGATCCCAGAGTGTGAGCTCTCCCAGTGCTACCACTTTGACCCAATCTGTGCTACTGGGGAacaccacctccccacccctcaaCCAGTCCCAGGCCCAGATGTATCTACGG CCACAGCTGGGAAACCTGTTGCAGGTAAACCGGACCCTGGGCCGGAATGTGCCTCTAGCCTCCCAGCTCATCCTGATGCCCAACGGGGCGGTGGCCGCGGTCCAGCAGGAGGCGCCATCTGCTCAGCCTCCGGGAGTTCACGCAGATGCCGATCAG GTGCAGAACTTGGCAGTCAGGAACCAACAGGCCTCAGCCCAAGGACCCCAAATGCAAGGCTCTGCTCAGAAGGCCATTCCTCCTGGAGCCTCCCCTGTCTCCAGCCTCTCCCAGGCCTCTAGCCAGGCCCTCGCTGTGGCTCAGGCTTCCTCTGGGGCCTCAGGCCAGTCCCTCAACCTTAGTCAAGCTGGTGGAGGCAGTGGGAATAGCATCCCAGGGTCCATGGGTCCAGGTGGCCAGACACCTGGGGGCTTGGGTCAGTTGCCTTCCTCAGGaatgggtggtggtgggagctgTCCCAGGAAGGGCACAGGAGTGGTGCAGCCCTTGCCTGCAGCCCAGGCAGTTACTGTGAGTCAGGGCAGCCAGACAGAAGCAGAAAGTGCAGCGGCCAAGAAGGCAGAAGCAGATGGGACTGGTCAGCAGAGCGTGGGCATGAACCTGACACGGACAGCCACACCTGCTCCCAGCCAGACCCTTATTAGCTCAG CCACCTACACGCAGATCCAGCCCCACTCCCTgatccagcagcagcagcagatccACCTGCAGCAGAAGCAGGTGGTGATCCAGCAGCAGATCGCCATCCACCACCAGCAGCAGTTCCCGCACCGCCAGGCGCAGCTGCTGCACACGGCCACCCACCTCCAGCtggcccagcagcagcagcagcagcagcagcaggccgcgcccctccctgcccccccgcccccgcagggCCCCCCCGCCCAGCAGGCCCCGCCTTCGCAGTCCCAGCAGCCAGCCCAGACTCTGGTTGTCCAGCCCATGCTGCAGTCTTCGCCCTTGTCGCTCCCTCCTGACCCAGCCCCCAAGCCCCCCGTCCCCATCCAGTCCAAGCCACCTGTGGCCCCTGTCAAGCCTCCTCAGCTGGGGGCTGCCAAGATGTCAGCCACCCAGCAACCTCCACCCCACATCCCCGTGCAAGTCGTAGGCACCCGGCAGCCAGGTACAGCCCAGGCCCAGGCTTTGGGGCTGGCCCAGCTGGCAGCCGCCGTTCCTGCTTCCCGGGGGATGGCAGGCACAGTGCAGCCTGGCCAGGCCCACGTGGCCTCTTCGCCACCTTCATCCCAGGCCCCTGGTGCGCTGCAGGAGGGCCCGCCCGCGTTGGCTTCGGGGATGACCCTGGCTCCTGTGCAGGGGACGGCACATGTGGTGAAGGGGGCGGCTACCGCCTCCTCGCCTGTTGTGGCCCAGGTCCCTGCCGCCTTCTACATGCAGTCTGTGCACCTGCCG GGCAAACCCCAGACATTGCCTGTCAAACGCAAGGCTGagtcagaggaggagagagacgaTATCTCCACGTTGAGTTCAATGCTTCCTGCGAAGGCGTCTCCGGTAGTAGAGAGCCCGAAGGCCATGGAGGAGAAGGGCGGTCTTGGAG ACAAAGCTGAACCAGTGACCAGTGTGAATGCTGGTACCCCGAGCAGTGATGTAGTAGCCTTGGCTCCTGCCCCGTCAGCACCGCCTCCCACGCTGGCCATGGTGTCCAGACAGATGGGTGACTCCAAGCCCCCACAGGCCATTGTGAAGCCCCAGATTCTCACCCACATCATCGAAGGCTTCGTTATCCAGGAAGGAGCAGAACCTTTTCCG GTGGGTTGTTCTCAGTTACTGAAAGAGTCTGAGAAGCCACTGCAGACTGGCCTTGTGACAGGGCTGAATGAGAATCAGTCGGGTGGCCCCTTAGGTGGGGACAGCCCATCTGCTG AGCTCGATAAGAAGGCGAACCTCCTGAAGTGCGAGTACTGTGGGAAGTACGCCCCTGCAGAGCAGTTTCGCGGCTCCAAGAGATTCTGCTCCATGACTTGCGCAAAGAG GTATAACGTGAGCTGTAGCCACCAATTCCggctgaagaggaaaaaaatgaaagagtttCAAGAAGCCAACTATGCCCGCGTTCGTCGGCGCGGACCCCGCCGCAGCTCCTCCGACATCGCCCGTGCCAAGATCCAGGGCAAGCGTCACCGG GGTCAAGAGGACTCTAGCCGGGGTTCAGATAATTCCAGTTACGATGAAGCACTCTCTCCAACATCTCCTGGGCCTTTATCCGTGCGAGCAGGGCATGGAGAACGTGACCTGGGGAACCCCAGTACAGCTCCGCCTACACCAGAATTACATGGCATCAACCCTGTGTTCCTGTCCAGTAATCCTAGCCGTTGGAGCGTAGAGGAGGTGTATGAGTTTATTGCTTCTCTACAAG GCTGCCAAGAGATTGCAGAGGAGTTTCGTTCCCAGGAGATTGATGGACAGGCCCTTTTATTACTTAAAGAGGAACATCTTATGAGTGCCATGAACATCAAGCTGGGCCCTGCCCTCAAGATCTGCGCCAAGATAAACGTCCTCAAGGAGACCTAA
- the M6PR gene encoding cation-dependent mannose-6-phosphate receptor isoform X2, producing MFPLYSSWMTGLLLLLAVAVRESWQTEEKTCDLVGEKDKESEKELALLKRLTPLFNKSFESTVGQGPDMYIYMFRVCREAGNHTSGAGLVQINKSNGKETVVGRLNRTQIFNGSNWIMLIYKGGDEYDSHCGKEQRRAVVMISCNRHTLADNFNPVFEERGKVQDCFYLFEIDSSLACSPEISHLSVGSILLVTFASLIAVYIIGGFLYQRLVMGAKGMEQFPHLAFWQDLGNLVASSGKGMEAEVGHPGLCHLPPWLRRLQHLSLFLAQGRVFLPTTLLLWGDGLNLLMLPPFCSGRVPRNLA from the exons ATGTTCCCCCTCTACAGCTCCTGGATGACtggcctgctgctgctgctggccgtGGCAGTAAGAGAATCCTGGCAGACCGAAGAAAAAACATGCGACCTGGTAGGAGAAAAGGATAAAGAGTCAGAGAAAGAGTTGGCTCTACTGAAGAGGCTGACGCCGCTGTTTAACAAAAG CTTTGAGAGCACCGTGGGCCAGGGCCCAGACATGTATATCTACATGTTCCGGGTGTGCCGAGAAGCTGGCAACCACACCTCTGGGGCAGGCCTGGTGCAGATCAACAAAAGTAATGGGAAGGAGACAGTAGTGGGGAGACTCAACAGGACTCAGATCTTCAATGGAA GTAATTGGATCATGCTGATCTATAAAGGGGGTGATGAATATGACAGTCACTGTGGCAAGGAGCAGCGTCGGGCAGTGGTGATGATCTCCTGCAATCGACACACCCTAGCG GACAATTTTAACCCTGTGTTTGAGGAGCGAGGCAAAGTCCAAGACTGTTTCTACCTCTTTGAGATAGACAGCAGCCTGGCCTGTTCCCCAGAGATCTCCCACCTCAGCGTGGGTTCTATCTTACTTGTCAC GTTTGCATCGCTGATCGCCGTCTATATCATCGGGGGGTTCCTGTACCAGCGACTGGTGATGGGAGCCAAAGGAATGGAGCAGTTTCCCCACTTGGCCTTCTGGCAGGATCTTGGCAACCTGGTAGCA TCTTCTGGAAAGGGAATGGAGGCAGAAGTGGGACATCCAGGGCTCTGCCACCTTCCGCCCTGGCTGCGGCGGCTGCAGCACTTGTCCCTTTTTCTGGCTCAGGGACGTGTCTTCTTGCCCACGACATTACTTCTGTGGGGAGACGGTCTTAATCTTCTGATGCTTCCACCTTTCTGTTCAGGCCGTGTGCCCAGAAACCTGGCCTGA